The following coding sequences are from one Culex quinquefasciatus strain JHB chromosome 1, VPISU_Cqui_1.0_pri_paternal, whole genome shotgun sequence window:
- the LOC119765553 gene encoding LOW QUALITY PROTEIN: uncharacterized protein LOC119765553 (The sequence of the model RefSeq protein was modified relative to this genomic sequence to represent the inferred CDS: deleted 1 base in 1 codon), translating into MANIIIQNVRRQHASANTVYHALYGHFFLGMSKKRLAEIYGKAPSTITEWFTKFDQTGAVSRKKRAQVYKKFGVEMRTWLVEHYNRYPILFLDEAQSMFQRKFKISISVSSVWAVLHEAGMTWKTIERRAIQIREDEIVRYVLELLSIPWDLFKLVFLDEVSFDNRDMLRTKGYGVVEQKVIFRGEFCRKPRASMLCFLGSGGILDSFWTEGTFTRLKFFDCCRDFALKNKKVQRYPGFHSVWIMDGAKIHCDRNIIMYLRSIGILPIFLPAYCPFFNPLEIIFGLIKKDLQRHHRQNEPVLHEVLDAINRFKTYSCLKLFEHCGYFAGGSFLPEKGLGQEPKKFGLDIVP; encoded by the exons ATGGCCAACATCATCATCCAAAACGTTCGACGACAACACGCCAGCGCTAATACTGTTTACCATgctttgtatggacattttttctTGGGAATGTCTAAGAAAAGATTGGCAGAAATTTATGGCAAGGCACCGTCGACGATAACCGAGTGGTTTACTAAATTCGACCAAACCGGAGCTGTTAGCCGGAAGAAGCGGGCCCAGGTTTACAAAAAGTTTGGAGTGGAAATGCGGACATGGTTGGTTGAGCATTACAATCGATATCCGATTTTGTTTCTTGATGAAGCTCAGTCAATGTTCCAACGAAAGTTCAAAATTTCGATCAGTGTGTCTTCCGTTTGGGCCGTATTGCACGAAGCTGGAATGACCTGGAAGACCATAGAACGCCGGGCGATCCAGATACGTGAAGATGAAATTGTCCGGTACGTCCTCGAGCTGCTTTCAATTCCGTGGGACCTGTTCAAGCTGGTGTTTTTGGATGAGGTCAGCTTCGATAATCGTGACATGCTGCGGACCAAAGGCTACGGCGTCGTTGAACAAAAGGTCATCTTTCGAGGAGAGTTCTGCCGCAAACCTCGGGCATCCATGCTTTGTTTTCTTGGCTCCGGTGGAATTCTGGATAGCTTCTGGACTGAGGGCACTTTCACACGGCTAAAATTCTTTGACTGTTGTCGTGATTTTGCCCTGAagaac aaaaaagttcaacgcTATCCAGGATTCCACTCCGTGTGGATTATGGACGGAGCCAAGATACATTGTGACCGCAATATCATAATGTATCTGAGGTCAATTGGCATTTTGCCAATATTTCTCCCAGCCTACTGCCCGTTTTTTAACCCGTTGGAGATTATCTTCGGGTTGATTAAAAAAGATTTGCAGCGCCACCATCGCCAGAACGAACCGGTTTTGCATGAAGTGCTCGATGCGATTAATCGATTTAAAACTTATTCGTGCCTCAAACTGTTCGAGCACTGTGGCTACTTTGCTGGAGGATCATTTTTGCCAGAAAAGGGATTGGGACAAGAACCGAAGAAATTTGGGCTAGATATTGTACCGTAA